A single Triticum dicoccoides isolate Atlit2015 ecotype Zavitan chromosome 2A, WEW_v2.0, whole genome shotgun sequence DNA region contains:
- the LOC119355377 gene encoding pentatricopeptide repeat-containing protein At4g26680, mitochondrial-like, giving the protein MRPARALPLPHFTLPPLAGEDLAFVTVLRAHLSSPEIAPSSLSGFLPQLNPLRLSHLLLSPPRVAHDLLGSILPSPPPPLPFALLLHALTPRRSSELLASLLPSVSHHAFPELLHHLILTARLAAGSRGTGAAVPAVDVLFSACARRNKLSQATLTFRAMRAHGLLPRVESCNVFISAALRLKRPEIAVSFFREMRRCCISPNMYTANMVLRAFCALGRVADAAMVLDEMPDWGVDRTVVSFNTLIAAYCKEHGGLEHALELKKRMELEGLAPSEATYNTILHVLCKEGRMHQANRFLSEMKAKRVVPNTVTYNTLIYGYVMHGDNGTAWRVHEGMVKNGVELDIITYNALILGLCRDGKIKKAVHLFQQLDRSKLEPNASTFSALILGYCMAQNSERALQLLNVMKKSGFHPNYDTYKIVISTFCKNKDFEGAVDVMKELLEMCMAPDKALLHEFFEALSKAKKLHLAEGLQSADKGGKFILSIYYTGDYRNNGEEKTAC; this is encoded by the coding sequence ATGCGGCCGGCACGCGCGCTTCCGCTGCCGCACTTCACTCTCCCGCCGCTTGCCGGCGAGGACCTCGCCTTCGTTACCGTCCTCCGTGCCCACCTCTCCTCGCCGGAGAtcgcgccctcctccctctccgGCTTCCTACCCCAACTCAACCCCCTCCGCCTctcacacctcctcctctccccgcctcgggtggcccacgacctcctcggctccatcctcccctcgccgccgcccccgctccccttcgccctcctcctccACGCCCTCACCCCGCGCCGCTCCTCCGAGCTCCTCGCCTCCCTGCTCCCCTCCGTCTCGCACCACGCCTTCCCGGAGCTCCTCCACCACCTCATCTTGACCGCTCGCCTCGCCGCCGGCAGCCGCGGCACCGGCGCCGCAGTGCCGGCCGTCGACGTCCTCTTCTCTGCTTGCGCGCGCCGAAACAAGCTCTCTCAGGCCACGCTCACCTTCCGCGCCATGCGTGCGCATGGCCTGCTCCCGCGGGTCGAGTCCTGCAACGTCTTCATCTCCGCGGCGCTCCGCCTGAAGCGCCCCGAGATCGCCGTGTCCTTCTTCCGGGAGATGCGCCGGTGCTGTATATCGCCCAACATGTACACGGCCAACATGGTGTTGCGGGCGTTCTGTGCCCTGGGGCGGGTCGCCGACGCGGCCATGGTGCTCGATGAAATGCCGGATTGGGGGGTTGATAGGACGGTGGTCAGCTTCAACACGCTGATCGCTGCTTATTGTAAGGAGCATGGTGGTCTGGAACATGCGCtggagctgaagaagaggatgGAGCTGGAGGGGCTAGCGCCCAGCGAGGCAACCTATAACACGATCCTCCATGTGCTGTGCAAGGAGGGGAGGATGCACCAGGCGAATCGTTTCTTGAGCGAAATGAAGGCGAAGAGGGTTGTGCCGAACACAGTGACATACAATACTCTGATTTATGGGTATGTCATGCATGGTGATAATGGCACAGCGTGGAGGGTTCATGAAGGGATGGTTAAGAATGGAGTCGAGCTTGATATCATAACTTACAATGCGCTCATTCTTGGTCTTTGCCGGGATGGGAAGATAAAAAAAGCTGTGCATTTGTTTCAGCAGCTTGACAGGTCCAAGCTTGAACCGAATGCTTCAACTTTCTCAGCGTTGATTCTTGGATACTGTATGGCGCAGAATTCAGAGCGAGCACTGCAACTGTTGAATGTGATGAAAAAATCTGGCTTCCATCCAAATTACGACACATATAAGATTGTTATATCTACTTTCTGCAAGAATAAGGATTTTGAAGGAGCAGTGGATGTGATGAAGGAGCTTCTTGAGATGTGCATGGCTCCTGACAAGGCCTTATTGCATGAATTCTTTGAAGCCCTCTCAAAGG